The Elusimicrobia bacterium HGW-Elusimicrobia-1 genome window below encodes:
- a CDS encoding restriction endonuclease, which translates to MAIKKLVAGLPTFDGLMRPVVKALISLGGSGTIEEIDGKVAELEKIDEEILKVPHTKDGATTEVEYRLAWARTYLKKCGILNNSERGVWALARPDIDPESIKPNEIVRICRENYLKKVSEIKGKESSDVDVVSEDESQKWKQELLDVLLAISPASFERLAQRMLRESGFIQVEVTGRTGDGGIDGKGIIRISGLLSFHVIFQCKRYKGVVSPSQIRDFRGAMTGRADKGLFITTGSFTREAIKEATRDGAPPIDLIDGEKLCDKLRELKLGINTKLMEEVIINGEWFKSL; encoded by the coding sequence ATGGCCATAAAAAAACTGGTTGCTGGTTTACCTACATTTGACGGATTAATGCGTCCGGTAGTTAAAGCTCTTATTTCTTTAGGTGGTTCAGGTACCATTGAGGAGATTGATGGAAAGGTTGCCGAACTTGAAAAGATAGATGAAGAGATATTGAAGGTACCTCACACTAAAGATGGTGCGACGACTGAAGTTGAATATAGGTTAGCTTGGGCAAGAACATATCTAAAAAAATGTGGCATACTTAATAATTCCGAACGTGGAGTGTGGGCGCTTGCGAGACCTGATATAGATCCGGAAAGTATTAAACCTAACGAAATAGTTAGAATATGCAGAGAGAATTATTTAAAAAAGGTCAGTGAAATAAAGGGTAAAGAAAGTTCTGATGTGGATGTTGTCTCAGAAGATGAATCGCAAAAATGGAAGCAAGAGCTCCTTGATGTTTTGTTGGCAATTTCACCTGCATCATTTGAAAGATTGGCGCAAAGAATGCTTAGGGAAAGCGGGTTCATTCAAGTGGAAGTTACAGGTCGTACCGGTGACGGTGGTATAGATGGCAAGGGAATAATTCGTATAAGCGGACTATTGAGTTTCCATGTTATATTTCAATGTAAGCGTTACAAGGGGGTTGTCAGCCCGAGCCAAATAAGGGATTTCCGAGGGGCTATGACGGGGCGGGCGGATAAAGGGTTATTTATTACAACAGGTTCATTTACACGTGAAGCTATCAAAGAGGCGACCCGTGATGGCGCGCCGCCGATCGATTTGATTGATGGTGAAAAACTTTGCGACAAGCTGAGGGAACTAAAATTAGGCATTAACACAAAACTTATGGAAGAGGTTATTATTAACGGGGAATGGTTTAAAAGTTTGTAG
- a CDS encoding cupin domain-containing protein, with product MTTQPVAPRLADLVEYQSNAVVSKTLIEKKTGTVTLFAFDKGQGLSEHTAPFDAMVCVLDGAVEITISGKPITVKQGEMIIMPANESHALKGVERFKMMLTMIRS from the coding sequence ATGACCACCCAACCCGTCGCGCCCCGTCTTGCCGACCTCGTAGAATATCAGTCAAACGCCGTCGTCAGTAAAACGTTAATCGAAAAGAAAACCGGCACGGTAACGCTTTTCGCCTTCGACAAAGGTCAGGGCTTGAGCGAACACACAGCGCCCTTCGATGCAATGGTCTGCGTGCTCGACGGAGCCGTCGAAATAACCATCTCCGGCAAACCCATCACCGTCAAGCAGGGCGAAATGATAATCATGCCCGCCAACGAATCGCACGCGCTAAAAGGCGTCGAACGATTTAAGATGATGTTGACGATGATAAGGTCGTAA
- a CDS encoding ArsR family transcriptional regulator, with product MLESILGNKTVEKILLYLERYGQGYPQSIAQLFGVSLNGIQQQLKRLENGGVISSNRYGKLRLYTFNPRYYFLPELRAILKKALDALPEAEIKKYYMLRTRPRRSGKPL from the coding sequence ATGCTTGAATCCATCCTCGGCAACAAGACGGTCGAAAAAATACTCCTTTATCTTGAGCGCTATGGGCAGGGTTATCCGCAAAGCATCGCGCAACTGTTCGGCGTCAGCTTAAACGGCATTCAACAGCAGTTAAAACGCCTGGAAAACGGCGGCGTCATTTCGAGTAATCGTTACGGGAAACTGCGTCTGTACACATTTAATCCACGGTACTACTTTTTGCCGGAGTTGCGCGCTATACTCAAAAAAGCCCTCGATGCTTTGCCCGAAGCGGAGATAAAAAAATACTACATGCTTCGCACCCGCCCGCGCAGGAGCGGTAAACCTTTGTGA